The Primulina huaijiensis isolate GDHJ02 chromosome 9, ASM1229523v2, whole genome shotgun sequence genomic interval TTTCTCCGTTGCCAAAGCTTAAAAGTTCTTTCTCAGCCAATGTCTTTGCTTGAACATACTCCTACAAAACATTGTTTTTCAATGTACAATATCATTATTGGATATTGTCAATGAGGTACACATACTCCTGCCTGTTTGTATGTTCCAATTACGAGTACATAAATGAGCCATTTACCTCAAGATAATCACTTGTGTAAGAAGGGATTGAGAAATTAGCAGGAGTCCAACAAGTTTCATCCATGTACTCTTTATAAGTACTAGTCCTTCCATCTTTCAACGGCGAAGCAGCCATTACTGAAGCTGTGTAGATAAGCCTCTTCACTGTTCCCGATCTAACGCACAACCTTGCAATTCTCTTTGctgaatccactgtcgcatcgACCCGGTTTTTGTACTGTTTTTACAGTCAGATCCATCATCAGTAGCATAGAAAAAAAAAGTTCTGAagctgaaaaaaaaattgtacaaagGGGTATATGATTGTGTCAGCTTTAAATAATACATACCTTGTGGCCGTCAGAGTGTAGCAAAGGGGTTGCGACATGGAAAACAAACTCACAACCTAGGATTGCTTCCTCAAATTCCTCTGCTCTGTATATGTCAGCTTTAAATAATTTGAGTCTCGTGTCTGCCCCATAAAAACTCTTTAAAATATCGATCTTCGAGTGATCATCTATAGATCATTCAAACACCAGCATGTTAGAGAGGTGTATTCATGAACTGTGCTGGCGGCCGGTGTTGACTATTAAGCCAGAACTTTTATTCAGAGACTGAAGCTAAAATAGTCATGCACCCAAACAAGAACATAAGAACAGGATGCTGCTACATGTTCAAGAACCACACagtaaaatatgaaaaatttcaaaaaggACCAAAAAGAGCCAAACAGAAAAAGACAGATGAGTCACGCAAAAGTGTCTGAAACTCCAAGAACCCATGGTCTTCGATTCTAGTCAATCAGAACACTTGAAGCCCTTCAACTTTTACTCAAGATTAATCATAAAGATTCAAGATTCGTGACTTTCTGTTTTTCGTTTAAAAAAAATCccagaaatcaagaatataCTTGCACACAACATACCCAAATCCCTCAGTGTAGCGTGTACGATATAGCCGTCACCCAAAAGTTTCTTTATCAGTGCAGAAGCAATATAGCCAGCTCCTCCAGTCACGCACACCTTACACTTCCCCTGTTCCATTACTCACCTTGCGATGTATTCTTCCTTATCTCGAGAGAAGCGTGTGTGtataatatatttgtattatattatatttttctatgAATTTATATATCTGTATATATTATATGAACGTAAAAACCAAAAAAGTTTAACTTCATTAATTTCCACACGGGTTTAGTCTTACACACACAGTTCTATTTCCCTTATCAATATATTTTCGGGCTTTGCAGATTATTAGGTTAATCTAATGATTTATCTACTGTACATAAAAAATAGTAGTCATGATTCCtacatcattaaaaaaataaagtatcgcACGTTACTAAAAAGTCGCACCGATGCTGATCGTCAGGATCTGATTCACCCAAAGTTCATTATGAACATATGATCCCTTTCAGCACAATTGTGGACAAGGAGcctaatatgataaaaattgcGTGACAATGTTTCTTACCTATAAATATATCGctttcaattgtgaattttttatgtatccttatCGATTTAAGTTAGCAAACTAAGCAAATAGTTTTTTAAATGAGTTTCTTTGTCATTTTGTCGTGCAAACTAAGCAAATAGTTTTTTAAATGAGTTTCTTTGTAATTTTGTCGTCTATCTTAAATGAGTGATGACTACTTAATATTTGGGCAATAATGAACATATATATCTAATTCAACGTTCCTCACGTAGCGTGCAACTTACTAGTGTactaaaagatttgagttgataattgataaataataagatGTTtagtttgattgattaaatttgagataagataataaattacaaaaatttactcttttaataatttatatatatatatatatatatataataattgtatataatatattatatacaattattatatatatatatatataaattattaaaagagtaaatttttgtaatttattatcttatctcaaatttaatcaataaaactaaacatattattatttatcaattatcaactcaaatcttttagtACACTAGTAAGTTGCACGCTACGCGAGGAACGtggaattatatatatatatatatatataataattgtatataatatattatatacaattattatatatatatatatataattccaCGTTCCTCGCGTAGCGTGCAACTTACTAGTGtactaaaatatttgagttgataattgataaataataatatgtttagtttgattgattaaatttgagataagataataaattacaaaaatttactcttttaataattgataaatatatataataaaaaaagatgTGAATGAATTATTTGATTGACATGAGATAATAATATGCATAATTATCTTGATGTTCacacatatttaattataagCACTTTAAGCCTACTATCACTACTAACTAGCTAGCATTAGATGTGAAATAACCTTTGCcgaggcaaaaaaaaaaaaaattcatgtgagacagtttcacatgtcaattttatgatacatgTAATCTATTTTGAtcactcataaaaaataattaatttttgttttaaatataaacaGAATTTACTCGTTTCACgaataaaaaaaagtcaatgTTGAAATTCTGATAACATCAtagttaattaataaaattggaACGAcagagaaaaacaaaaacaaaaccaaaaaaaattatgtcggTTAATTGCACATATGTCCATGATTCGAGATTTTAGTGAGCGATAAATTCTGCACCCGAACTTGTTGGTTACTGTGGAGATTGGTTgcatataaaacaaaaattggtACATCTATTCTGGAATATCGACATTTTTGTAAGAAAAATAGCGTAAGTTACGGAAAGTGGGCCGAagttaaatacaaaaaatatgtGTGTGGTTCCTTGTACCTGTTAATTAGTTATTGTAAAGTAATGAAATTAGGTGGTGTCCATCTCATTTACGTGTATAATGACAAGTAAACCACATTTTTAAAGTGTCATGATTTtagaacataaaatattttggtagTTAACATGTTACTTCAACGCGACATAGTTGGCTCAATAGTTTCCGCTCTATTAGTATCAAACTTCTATACCCATAAGTCATAAATTATAGCTGTTATAAGTTAAAGACATAACTTTATTTTTTCGTACTCGTAGCATCGCAGAGTGCACCTACATGATTTCTAATAGGTCTGACTTTTAAACTCATGAGTTCGAATATGTGTGTGTCTATCTGTTGGTGTTGTCGCATATCCTTAGTGACCCAGTCTAATGTTTTCCCTACCGTCAGACATGTCCACACTAGAAATATtattacccgttaagatctAGCGCAGATCTTTTAAAGTCCTCCTAGCCAACCAGAGCAAGCCACGCAACGTCAGCGATTTGATGTACGAGAACTTCTCAAAAACACATACTTAATCCAACAAATATTGACATGCCTTTTTGTCACGTTTTggtcatatttatattatgaaaaCGCAATGCAGAATATGgatgaataaataattttaaatggctgttataaaattttaaccaCTTTTTTGCCTTGAAGTTATCCTCCTGCAGAGCTACAAAAACTTGGTTCTCGATTTATTCCAAATCCGGAGCATTAAGTTTTATATGAGAAATAGCTTACGCAAGCTTCGTGGAAATTCCcaattcaagtatttgagatgtgataatatattttgtatttgacagattaatacaaaataaaacatataaatgAACAACAAAACTCGCTAGGAGTCCGAAAATGATAAAGTTTCAAAggcattataataattatttgtcaTATCTCTCACCCAGGAAAGAAATGTTGGATCATAAATCTAATTTTGGACTTATAAGTAAATAATTATGTATCGTGGACTGTCGAATAAGATTAAAGACGTTAAAAATGATCATTTAAAGCGAGTTGAGCATGCCGAGCCAGAGCTTTTACGAGGTCAACCGAGCAATTGTTTCAAGacccaatttttaaaaaattatatatatgcaaATAGGCCCAAACGTTGGTCTTAACGATAAGATCACAAATCACAATATGTTTGTCTTATTGTGAATGACATTTTATTACTGATGGACCAATTAAAAAAAGCTCAACTCAATAAGCAAGCAAATCAATCTGCTTCACTTATATTAATGAAATATAAAACAActtctaaataataataataatttaattataatgaattttattatcctacaagtaaaaattaataaatttccaattaaataaagaatataTTTACAATGAGTTTGGATGCTTAAAAAATGATATTCGGATTCGGATGTAGAATTGGATTTGGAATTGGATTTGAAAATCCATATATTTAGAATTCCATTTCGTGTTtcgtttgaaatttaaaaacgaTATTtagaaattcattttttttttgagaaaaaaggatttgaatttgaaaaattaaaattttactaaaataaCCTTTATGATCTTTtacataaatcattttttaaaccatattattcacattattaaatagccaaaaacataaaattaattttatcatatattttgtgtataattttaattatatatttctgTTACACAAAATACATAAActcttatataattaattaactaatgtTATTGAAAACAAAGtaaatgattaaaataaaataatcatggaTCTAAAGAATCGATTATAGAAAATACGAAATATCATTTGGAACTTTCAACTTATCTTCTCTATTAAGCACATAATCAAATATACATCCAACGACTGTGAAACCTTCTCATCCAGGTAACACATATGTAAAACTCAAGTCGAAGGTACAAGCAGTCAAAACATTTTGTTTGGGGAAGTCTTTCTTCATCTATACCTTGCAACAAATTCTTTATAAACTTTGACACTAAAATATGTTCTATCAATTGCACCAATACAATCCTATAATATGTATCAAATTACACATTTTTATATAGAAATGGGCCAAAGCAATTAATTAAATGACAAAAGGCTTTAAGCATTATTTTTTACCTTGAAATATGGGTATAATCTAGGATTATGAATGATTTTTGTAGAGAAAATAGATgaaattaaggaaaaaaatatcaaacatgGTCCAAAAATCTCCAATTTTTTTTCAGATAACTCCTTTCCTATCTAGAAACCAAGCGTGTATTGGTGATATAACAAAATCATACATcgatttttccaaaaaaataaagattaacaagaaaaaaatttgaaaaaattccaGAAACTTTTTTATATGGTAGTTATTtctattttgatttactccttTTTGAACgattttcattttgattttaaaataaaaaagtgtTCAAAATGTTTTCTAGTTTACGTATATGATGACCGATCATCCTCACAGTTGTCGTAAGTACATTTTTTGGTAGTTTGAAACGATCTTGACAATAATTATAGTTTTTCAAAATCTGCTATTAATCGGTTCCGAATTTCAAAACATGTTGAATATAAAAGATGTAGATCGTCCTAGATAATCCACAATTACATCCACCTGAAAATTTTCAACCGCGCGTGGCCACCTGAGTAGACACACGCACCGTCACACCAATGCGTGAATATCACGTGTTGCCTCGATTCAACAATTTCCGATTTCCGACAACTTCTGCATTATTTTTAGGCATTTCTGGAATGTTTGGTAATTTTTGgacatatattttaatgaatatGAATTTCTAAAGCTTTATTCAAAACTACCTAATATAAATTTTGTgcaacaataatttttaaaaggttTTTACACCCACCATCGATCATAACCAATGTAATAGAATTATTAGCTTAACAAGTTCGTGAAAACATGCTTCCTCTATTGTAAATTACAAGTGTCAGTGATACTTCAATTCTGAGACCCACAAAGGAGGTCATGTTCATCGAGTCACACAACGAAGTTATTATATATAGATATTACATCAACGGTTAGAAAGTGGGAGATAATTTATAGGATTCTTTAGACAAATCGTGTTGATTTGGATGACCAAAACTCTCATATCATCATTACAATTATTGCTGAACACCAAGTATTGTACTCTGTCACAAGAAATCCATAACCAATAGTATTTATATTGTGATAGCGACTTTTGGCATCGGAGCGACTTTTGGCATCGgatacatgcatatatataatatattaattcgGTGTCGTTTTCACGGCATATTTCGACAATCATGAAAACACAAATGTTAATTAAGTTTCTATCAATGACCAAAGGAAGAACTTAAATGGATCCAAAAACATGGGAAGCGTGACAATTATATACACTTcactttgaaaataatttccttCAATTATTGTACCACTCGGAACAGTCCCTCTATCTCGTGGATATGTTAATAGAAGAAAATACCGTTCAAAGTGAACTCTATACgtatagttttgatatatacGTTATCGACTCATCATGTTCACTTTCGTGTCCCACCAATGAGTTGATATTCATATATTAGATgtgatgaaaatatatttaaattatatatctaatatATTTGGGATTGAGATAATATTAAATAGTGAAGTTCATGGAAACAAATAGTTATCGAGGATGAGGGCATGGCtcctaatattaattaaaagagcaggtctcttgtgagacggtctcacaaatctttatctatgaaacgagtcaaccctaccgatattcacaataaaaagtaatacttttatcataaaaagtaatacttttcatggatgatctaaataagagatctgtctcacaaaatacgacccatgagaccgtctcacacaagtttttgcctaactAAAATGTTTTTGCAGTCTCAGTTCTAACTCCAATTTTTCCTGATTACATTTTAACTtacttttttaaatatttttcgttatttgatattataattaaaaatcaaatcatatatataCCATATGATATTCATGATtatgtaaaatataaaattaaaatttttagattATATGGGAATACTCGATAACCAAATAATGGGATCAATATCAAACCCAAATCATTGTCCGACGGAAAGTAGGATAGATAGCATTTTGCTTTCATTTGGAGTGGGTGGATGGGAAAGTATCACGAGCTTCAAATtctacattttaaaattttaattacattGGCACACACGTTGTATTTACTAATACGTAGGTATTATGTGtttgtataatatatatatatatatatatatatttgttaaaaaaaattgaatttggaAGAATTAATCTCAAAGATAAAGATCCCGAGTCAGTAATGATTATGTTGTTGAAGTGGTTATGTCAGATGCATAATCTGAGTGTTTGGTATTGTTATATGAATATaggtattttgttttttttaaaaaaaatgaatataggTATTTTaggaatttcaaaaataaatatatattttatgttattacATGAATCCGTATATATAATTCAATGCATGAATAGTCGATGAAGTTAGGATATGAACtaacatatattaatttttagactacaaacaataaaaataaacctAAAGTCCTTTTTAGTCGGTAAAATAGTAGTAGAAAGTTTGTAATATACCTAAATGTAATCCATCTGACATCTGAGAAAGTTTTTAAGTTCTGTATCAAATTGTAAAGTCATCTTCAACccaaaaaatctattttggtttAAATTATACActaaaataatgtaatttttgCACTAAATACAACgtccatctccaacccatttacttcaaattttacaataaaaattatattcttacaataatctttttattttatataaattattctgtttaacatatatttataaatatacttataataataattaatattataattatcattatatttaattaattattaaatattaattaaattatatgtaatacgaattaattattataatgagtCATCAGTGCGTTTGAGATAGATAAGGATAGAAGAAGATTACAATTAAACCCATAAAGTGAATTTTACAAAAGGGCGAAACTGGAAAAACATTTTGGTGTGTTTGACGCATCAAAAATCAGTTTTTATCCTATgtttaactttaataaaatagaatagattattatctaaaaaaacaattaataaatatttataataataattaaaaaccaaaatacaatttaaaaaatttaaaaaaattaaatagctCTAGGCCAAATTGGCGCAAAGCGACTCTGCATTTGGCATAGATTGCCGAAATAGCGCACAGCTTCCGTTGGAGAGAAATTCACGtgttattttaatgttttcatgCTAGAACAGTGTAAGGTTGGAGGtgctaatattatatataagaaaaaaagGTGGCTGGTCTCGAATCTGAAACtgtgacaaaaaaaaattaatagtggTTGATATGTCCCAATCTCTTAAAAATATCCAACAAAAATCAGTCGGTCCAATAATTGTCGAGTGAGATTGAAAATTTCCAGAAACCACGAATATTatgtcacgaatctttatacATGAGACAtgttaaccctaccgatattcacaataaaaaataatattcttagcataaaaaagtgatatttttttatggatgacccaaataagatatatgtctcacaaaatacgacatatGAGATtatctcaaacaaatttttgccttattttatttttttcacttgGCATTGTGATTTCCTCGATATGATAGGTAGATTAACCCTCGAAAAGACGTCAGAAACTAAAATATTGTCAAAATTTGCACACtgttgaaaatttaatattttaatattgaatattgaatgttgaatatttgaatgttgaaaattaggtaaaattaggtgttgaatattgaaatttatgtGTGATGGtaaaggtaatgatgtaatttatttttggattatttgtaaaatttttctataaaaaaatctctcatttgtgaagaaaatcacaattgagttgagagaaaaatattataaagtgtgtagtgtgataattttgagagtttgagattattaatttttaccgtaaatttttactttttcacaacatgttatcagcacgaagctctaaaatcctctatatttttccaagctccaaaacaaaagaaaaaggtaacaaaagtaataatatttattttattgtttatttatttactatataatataatgttattataaataataaaaataaatttttcaaaaaacttgttataaatcctgggaggatgttaagacgacatcccacactcccggtaagggatgcGACAAGTATAAAATTCTATAAGGTTTTNNNNNNNNNNNNNNNNNNNNNNNNNNNNNNNNNNNNNNNNNNNNNNNNNNNNNNNNNNNNNNNNNNNNNNNNNNNNNNNNNNNNNNNNNNNNNNNNNNNNNNNNNNNNNNNNNNNNNNNNNNNNNNNNNNNNNNNNNNNNNNNNNNNNNNNNNNNNNNNNNNNNNNNNNNNNNNNNNNNNNNNNNNNNNNNNNNNNNNNNNNNNNNNNNNNNNNNNNNNNNNNNNNNNNNNNNNNNNNNNNNNNNNNNNNNNNNNNNNNNNNNNNNNNNNNNNNNNNNNNNNNNNNNNNNNNNNNNNNNNNNNNNNNNNNNNNNNNNNNNNNNNNNNNNNNNNNNNNNNNNNNNNNNNNNNNNNNNNNNNNNNNNNNNNNNNNNNNNNNNNNNNNNNNNNNNNNNNNNNNNNNNNNNNNNNNNNNNNNNNNNNNNNNNNNNNNNNNNNNNNNNNNNNNNNNNNNNNNNNNNNNNNNNNNNNNNNNNNNNNNNNNNNNNNNNNNNNNNNNNNNNNNNNNNNNNNNNNNNNNNNNNNNNNNNNNNNNNNNNNNNNNNNNNNNNNNNNNNNNNNNNNNNNNNNNNNNNNNNNNNNNNNNNNNNNNNNNNNNNNNNNNNNNNNNNNNNNNNNNNNNNNNNNNNNNNNNNNNNNNNNNNNNNNNNNNNNNNNNNNNNNNNNNNNNNNNNNNNNNNNNNNNNNNNNNNNNNNNNNNNNNNNNNNNNNNNNNNNNNNNNNNNNNNNNNNNNNNNNNNNNNNNNNNNNNNNNNNNNNNNNNNNNNNNNNNNNNNNNNNNNNNNNNNNNNNNNNNNNNNNNNNNNNNNNNNNNNNNNNNNNNNNNNNNNNNNNNNNNNNNNNNNNNNNNNNNNNNNNNNNNNNNNNNNNNNNNNNNNNNNNNNNNNNNNNNNNNNNNNNNNNNNNNNNNNNNNNNNNNNNNNNNNNNNNNNNNNNNNNNNNNNNNNNNNNNNNNNNNNNNNNNNNNNNNNNNNNNNNNNNNNNNNNNNNNNNNNNNNNNNNNNNNNNNNNNNNNNNNNNNNNNNNNNNNNNNNNNNNNNNNNNNNNNNNNNNNNNNNNNNNNNNNNNNNNNNNNNNNNNNNNNNNNNNNNNNNNNNNNNNNNNNNNNNNNNNNNNNNNNNNNNNNNNNNNNNNNNNNNNNNNNNNNNNNNNNNNNNNNNNNNNNNNNNNNNNNNNNNNNNNNNNNNNNNNNNNNNNNNNNNNNNNNNNNNNNNNNNNNNNNNNNNNNNNNNNNNNNNNNNNNNNNNNNNNNNNNNNNNNNNNNNNNNNNNNNNNNNNNNNNNNNNNNNNNNNNNNNNNNNNNNNNNNNNNNNNNNNNNNNNNNNNNNNNNNNNNNNNNNNNNNNNNNNNNNNNNNNNNNNNNNNNNNNNNNNNNNNNNNNNNNNNNNNNNNNNNNNNNNNNNNNNNNNNNNNNNNNNNNNNNNNNNNNNNNNNNNNNNNNNNNNNNNNNNNNNNNNNNNNNNNNNNNNNNNNNNNNNNNNNNNNNNNNNNNNNNNNNNNNNNNNNNNNNNNNNNNNNNNNNNNNNNNNNNNNNNNNNNNNNNNNNNNNNNNNNNNNNNNNNNNNNNNNNNNNNNNNNNNNNNNNNNNNNNNNNNNNNNNNNNNNNNNNNNNgatagtggtacaacgcacactatcctccgagataaaagatatttcttggaactaaaaccaacaaaaacaacggtgaatacaatatcaggtcctgtagacttgattaaaggatgtggtaaagcacaatttttgttacctaatggtacaaaatttttgatcaatgatgctttatattcaccacaatcgaaaagaaatttgttgagttttaatgatatatattcccatgggtatgatactcaaacaatgaatgaagggaatgagaaatatatgtgtcttaccacatataaatcaggaaagaaatatgtgattgaaaaactaccaatgctccctactggattgcattatacacatatacgtcccattgaatcaaacatggtaattgataattcttcaatattaaccaattggcatgatcgattaggacatcctggttcaacaatgatgcgaagaattatagaaaatacacatggtcatccattgaaagaccagaagatctttcagaataataagtttcaatgtaaagcatgttctcttggaaaacttattataagaccatcaccagccaaaatccaaactgaatcaccaatgtttcttgaacgtattcagggtgatatttgtggaccaatccatccaccatgtggaccattcagatactttatggtattgattgatgtctccagcagatggtcacatgtatgcttattgtcaactcgaaatgttgcatttgcaagattacttgctcaaataataaaattgaggaatcaatttcccgattatacaatcaagaaaattagacttgataattctggtgaatttacttcccagactttcaatgattattgtatgtctatgggaatcattgttgagcatcctgttgctcatgtacatacacagaatggattggctgaatcattgattaaacgtctgcaaataatcgctagaccaatgattatgaaaacaaagctccttatttctatatggggacatgcaattttacatgctgcttcattaattcgcatcagaccaagtgcatatcataaatactccccattgcagcttgcatttggtaaagaaccagacatttctcatctgagaatttttggatgtatggtgtatgtgcctattgcaccacctcaacgaaagaaaatgggacctcaaagaaagattggaatttatattggttatgatagtccatcgatcattcgatatcttgaaccacagacaggcgacgtgttcacagcacgttttgctgattgtcattttaatgaggaaatcttcccaatgttagggggagaacagaaacataccgaaaaagaaattacatggtatgtatcatcattgttacatctggatccaagaacaaaacaatgtgaaaaagatgtacagcaaattgtgcacttgcaaagaatagcaaatcaaataccagatgcatttgcagacacaaaaggggtaactaaatcatatat includes:
- the LOC140984166 gene encoding NADPH HC-toxin reductase 1-like, with protein sequence MEQGKCKVCVTGGAGYIASALIKKLLGDGYIVHATLRDLDDHSKIDILKSFYGADTRLKLFKADIYRAEEFEEAILGCEFVFHVATPLLHSDGHKYKNRVDATVDSAKRIARLCVRSGTVKRLIYTASVMAASPLKDGRTSTYKEYMDETCWTPANFSIPSYTSDYLEEYVQAKTLAEKELLSFGNGEIEVVTLACGLVGGETLMPHTALSIKTILGFLTNDEFEYNALKFLENLLAKVPLAHIKDITNALVFCMKEQTMNGRFLCANGYVSTADMIRYCQKKYPEFSIKKEDLECPKRDTKWKSVLLEKKGFEYKYDWRVVLDESIRCAKKNADVWT